A window of Kineococcus sp. NBC_00420 genomic DNA:
AGTCTTTGGGGTCACCGCTCGAAGTAATTTCGATGAAACCATCGCCCTGCTTTCGGTGGAGCCCATGCGACGTACGGGCGGCGCCTTGCGTGACGACTTGGACGCCCCCTGATCCTCGTGTGAGCTTCCCCGGAACTTGACTTCCGCCCTCGCTCCAAAATCGACCCTCGGCGCCATCCTCCAGGAGGCCATCCAGCTCAGCACCCGTCATAAGAGCGATGCTAGGGCGCCCATAGGCGGAGCCGGGGCGAAACTGAGGTTTTGGTCAGTTACGGGGTTTTGTCAGTAGCGGTCGGTCGCTACTGACAAAGCCCCACTGATGACGGTCGTCGTCAAGACTCAAACGACAGGCGCAGAGCAGGTGTCGACCGCCAGCAACATCGTACGCAATACGACATGGCTCGCCATCTACCTGCGCCAGGAGCGGCCCCGCAGATGACCCCGGCGCTCGTACCTACGCCAAAGTCAGGTCTCGGCAGCGGACCAACAGGTCGGACGAGTGCTCCGTGAGCGCGATCACTCCCTGATCGATCCCCAAGGTCCACCGAGGCGACGCGGGCAGGAGAAGGCCCGCTTCCTCGGTCATCAGCCGTCGGAACCAGGTCCCACCGTCTCGCGAAAGCCGCTCCTGCAGTTCCCTCACTCCACTGAGCAACTGCGCCGCACGTTCCCCCAGGTCCATGGGCGTCCCGGCGATGCTGAGGAGCCTGGGATGGAAGACCGCCCCGTCGAAGGCGTGGAACGTGCTCACGTGCGCCTTCCGAAGCTGGAGCAAGTCGTCCGGGGAGTGGGGCGGCCCCGCGAGGCCGGTTGCGATCATTGAACGGTTCAGCAGGTCTACCGTCGGCCAGCTGCGGGCCACCGTCCGCAGCAACTCCTCGTTGACGGTCCAGTGGGGGTCTCCCGAGTCGCCGGAGTCGTGGACGACCACGTCGATGGCGAAGAAGTCGGCCTGTCTCACGATCACCATCAGGACCTGCTCGGTGCGCACAGCGAAGCCATCGTCCTCGTGCTGCATCGAGAGGTGCAGGTGATGGATCCCCCAAGCGTGCAGGAGTAGGTCCAAGCCCCGCTTCAGCGGCTTGTTCGGCCTTTTCCGGCGCGCGTACGCGTACTTGGTCTGCTTGCTGAGGTAGGGGGAAAGGTCACCGCCCGTTCGCGCTAGGTACAGCACCTGCCGCAGTCCGGGGCTGATCTCACCGCGGTGCAGATGCTCCCCAGTCCTTAGGGCGTCGGACAGGTGCACCCGCCGGGGCCGCGGAGTGATCTTGCGCTCGGACCAGGTGAGGTAGTCCAACAGCAGGTCTTCAACGGACCGGACGGCGACTGCATCTCGGTCCGACGGGTGATGGGGGACCAGGGAGAGCAGGCACTCATGTAAGTCGCCGACGAAGTCCGCACCTGCGTCCCAGGACCGCGAGGGGTCTGTCGTCCCATCTGTTGCGATGTCATCCTCCACAGGGAGGAGGCCATCGCTCGCATCGCTCTCCACGACAGCAACGATGACAGCAGCGCGACCTGGACACAGCCGGATTCCTGCGACCACTAGCGGACAGTCACCCGCTCTGACCTGGGCAAACTCGGACGGTGCCGGACACCCCTGGACCTCCCGCCCATATCTGGGGGTCAAGGGGTCGCAGGTTCAAATCCTGTCAGCCCGACCAGCGGAAACGCAGGTCAGAGCGGGTGTTCGTCTTCGGGCGGGCACCCGCTTCGTCGTTCCCGGGGTCTCCCTCCGGGCCGCGGCCGGCCACGGGGGCGAACGGGTGGATCCGAAACCTGCCGGTAACACGCTTGGGCCACACTGCGCTCCACCCTCGAGCATCGGAGCACAGTGAGCCACGAACGACGCGGCGGCCCGGACCTGCCGGACCTGCCGGACCTGCCGGACCCGCTGGACTCCGCGCACGGCGTCCAGAAGAGCCGCCTGGTGAAGACGTTGCGACGCGGCGACATCGTCCTCTTCATCGTCGCCGCCGTCATCAGCGCGGACAGCATCGCCGTCCTGGCCGCCGGCGGACCCGAGGGTCTGGTGTGGTCGGCGTTCATCGGCATCGCCTTCCTCGTCCCGTCGGCCTTCGTCTTCGCCGAGACCTCCTCGACGTATCCCGAGGAGGGCGGCCCGTACCAGTGGGTGCGCCGGGCCTTCGGCCGGACCTGGGCCTCGATCGCGGTGATGCTCTACTGGATCACCAACCCGATCTGGCTCGGGGGTTCGCTGGCCTTCATCGCCGGGTCGGTGTGGGCGGAGTACGTCACCCCGACCTCGGCCCTCGGTGACTTCGTCGTGAAGCTCGCCTTCGTCTGGGTCGCGATCCTGCTGGCCATCGTCAGCCTCAAGCGCGGCAAGCTCCTCATCAACGCCGGCGCCTACGCGAAGCTCTTCGTCCTGCTGAGCCTGACCGTCACGGCCCTCGTCCACGTCGCGCAGGTGGGTTCGGCCGGGATCGACTGGTCGAGCGCGCGCCCCACGGCCGCCGGGTTCCTCCTCATCGTGCCCGTCGCCCTCTTCGCCTTCGTCGGCTTCGAGGCGCCGAGCGCGGCCTCCGAGGAGATGCACGACGCGCAGAAGGACACCCCCGTCGCCATCGCCCGCGGTGCGGGCATCACGCTCATCGCCTACCTCGCCCCGGTACTGGCGATCATCCTGGTCACCCCGGCGGATCGCACGGCCGACTCCGGGGTCATGCAGGCCATAGAGGAGAGCTACGCGGTCTTCGGGCCTGCCTCGGGGGTCCTGCTGACCGTCACGGGGCTGGCCTTCGTCTACGCGCTGCTGACCCAGGGCAGCGCCTGGATGATCGCCACCGACCGGATGCAGGCCGTGGCCGCCGGCGACGGCGCCTTCTTCACGACCAGGCTGGGCGAGTTCTCCCGACGCCTCGGCACCCCGGTCCGGATGAACCTGCTCTCCGGCTGCGTCGGGACGGTCTTCCTCGCCGCGGCCACGCTCCTGGT
This region includes:
- a CDS encoding APC family permease: MSHERRGGPDLPDLPDLPDPLDSAHGVQKSRLVKTLRRGDIVLFIVAAVISADSIAVLAAGGPEGLVWSAFIGIAFLVPSAFVFAETSSTYPEEGGPYQWVRRAFGRTWASIAVMLYWITNPIWLGGSLAFIAGSVWAEYVTPTSALGDFVVKLAFVWVAILLAIVSLKRGKLLINAGAYAKLFVLLSLTVTALVHVAQVGSAGIDWSSARPTAAGFLLIVPVALFAFVGFEAPSAASEEMHDAQKDTPVAIARGAGITLIAYLAPVLAIILVTPADRTADSGVMQAIEESYAVFGPASGVLLTVTGLAFVYALLTQGSAWMIATDRMQAVAAGDGAFFTTRLGEFSRRLGTPVRMNLLSGCVGTVFLAAATLLVHGTAAAVFGVVLTQAVSTLLISYVVILPAMMWLRHKHDVPRPYQVPGGLRGYTVLLTIMYAFVLLGSVAAIVPGVLEGWLGLDYDFLDEWGVSRGSFEVFTVGTLVVVIAAALVGRAVGGARDELAVPLAEPEASRR